The Seriola aureovittata isolate HTS-2021-v1 ecotype China chromosome 7, ASM2101889v1, whole genome shotgun sequence genome includes the window TTTCATAAGCTAATGGATAGATAACTAGTGGAGTTGCTTGTCTTGTTACTCTTCTGTTAGATAATAACTACCAGTTGTTGCATTCAGGTTTTCAGCACTGTGCTGTATATTGACCTCCATTGCTGTTGGCTCCATGACAAACATGCATCCCACTCTAACcactaaaaacaacacatactgCTTCTGGGCAGAGTTTGATTCAGAGGGATATTTCCACAAGGCCATAAGAGAATTAAATGAAGATGTGAATATATTACATAACCAAATACAGTGAAATGCAAAGCTATAACTCAAAACTTCAGTAATGtcaaatgttatttattcaGATCAAAAAACAGCCAAGAATAGCAACCCTTTCTCACGACTACAAGGTCATTTTCCTAGACATTACAAACATCAGTCAGGCGTCACAGATACTTTGCTATATTTGGTTTaactacatttattattttgatgTCTAAGGAAGAACTAACCAAGGAACAGTGATCAGATGTAaatccaaaaccccaaaatatctTCTTTTATTCCAATGATGACAAAGGACTAGACTTCACAACAGTTTGATTAATTATGTTGAACTTGAATGTGCTAGACAGACTTGTGCATTCAAGATATAATACTAAGTATTAACTAGACAATATCTCAACATGATTTAAAGATAGTCATAAATGTAAAGCTGTATCTTTATCTCTCCGCAGACTGAAACCCCTGGACATTGAGTTCATGAAACGGTTGCATGAGAAAGTCAATGTCATCCCACTGATCGCCAAAGCAGACACCCTCACTCCAGAGGAATGCCAACAGTTCAAGAAGCAGGTCAGTGGTTTCCACAGCTGCACACTACTGCAGAAAAAACTCTCTCTGAGGATTTCTTTTGTCTACTGTAGTCATCGGTATGATGGCAATACTGCGCATCTTGATGCAAAGTCAAGTAAAGAACGACCTCTGGGatgttgcagctgtttgtaGAGTGATGACCCACATGTCCTAAACTGTCAACAGTTGTCTGTAAAGTACACAAGTACaattttttgaaaagaaaaaagattgcTAAAAGTCTGAATTTGGTTTTGTGTCATACTTTTACTAGAAACATTGCTGACATTAACTAGCTAATGTAgtataataaaattaagttaAGTGTCAAGGAAGTATCTAGAAGGTTGAGTGTCACCATTAAGATTAGACTGTGGAgcacaaccacaaaaacaacatgacaaacacaaaaattaatCTTCAACATCATAACGTCACTATATTAACACTAGACTGGGTGAGGAGAAACAAAACTGCAACTGAATGTATCATGAAACTACAGAATATGAATATGAGTAGTATAGCAGTGTGGACAGGATGTGACCACATGTTTGTCAGACATATGACAAATTCATATTGCGTACTACAGCTTTTACATTAGATAATGTGTTACCTtgtaattaaaattaaactgttGGAATGATTTTCCTGGCTCAGCATGAGCCTAAGGTcctgtttgtttagtttagtcATTTCCAGTCAGCAGCTCAAAGATCTTCTCTTTTCCTGTTCTGCACCAGATCATGCGGGAAATCCAAGAGCACAAAATCAAGATCTACGAGTTCCCCGAGACAGACGACGAAGAGGAGAACAGGCTGGTGAAGAAGATCAAGGTATGTCACCTGCCAGAGCCACACATCAAATTACATAAGAGTACTAGTTTGTTACGAACCCAGGCTCAAACACTGGTATTAATTATACTCGTACACTGTTCTTTTGCCAGGACAAGTTGCCACTGGCTGTAGTAGGAAGCAACACCATCATTGAGGTGAACGGCAAAAGGGTCAGAGGGAGACAGTACCCCTGGGGGGTTGCAGAAGGTATGAAAGTTTAGTGTAATATTACCacagtgaaatgtttaaatgctgAAAGAAAGTAAGTAATGCATCGAAATACAACCGGAGACTTTAGATAGATACAATGAGagttaaaaatatatgtaaaaatatatcTTTACAGAACAGCATTCTTGAAAACAGGAACTGAACATTACTTATTACTCATGTGCACATGTTGCCTTGTATTGTCTAGTGCGTCAGAAGatcttacttacttactttttcttttaactgatAATTCGGCTCGAATAACGTGTTCTCTTCCCTCCTAGTTGAAAACAGTGACCACTGCGACTTCACCATCCTCAGGGACATGCTCATCAGGTACTGGAAAATACAAAGAGGATAAGTAACCTGTATCATTTACAGTTAATAAACACTTTAATCCACCAGACAGTCGACAAACGTAGGCTCATTTAAGACTGTTTATGTGATTTCTGAGGAGGCTAGTGCTGATTCTTCAATAGTAAAATATgcttttattataaaatgaatgtCAGTTGTTTAACTTAGTAACTGTGTTAGAgattttaaatatatgaaattctttgttgtttgtccCCAGAACTCACATGCAGGACCTGAAGGATGTGACGAACAATGTCCACTATGAAAACTACCGCAGCAGGAAGCTGGCCGCTGTCACCTACAATGGAGTTGACAACAACAGGGCCAAAGGACAACTGTCCACCAAGTAAGTCCTGGACAAAATACAATACAGACAGTGGTTTTCAGTCAGCGCAGGCAGGGAGGAGACATTCacttctgaaaaatgaaaaagtagaTAAAATGAAAGTTATTGATGAACTGCCTTTTTTATGATCGTGTAGGATAGAACAGAACCTGCTTTATTCCCTTGTGTACGAAGCTAATTTTCAAGATGATTAAGATTTGGGGGATTACTGTATAACCAACCAAATGCTGCTAAATGTTTCCTACATATGGAAAGTTTTATCCCCCACCAGGTGTTTACAGAATGAGTCTTTATCTGAAAGTTTGATTCTGTTTTCAAACTCAGATTTAGAAAAATGTCAGCAGGTGAATAATAGAAGATTTAGACCCATATTCAAAAACTACCTCAACCCAAACCGGGTGCATAGCTACAAACAACAGTACATAGGACACACGATTTCAGTGTATTTCATGCTTAATGGAATCTACAGATGCAGATGTTGCAGGGACTGTTGGGACTAATACGTTAGACAACTTAATATCAGGGAACAAATattcactgtgacctcacaaaacacatttctggcCACACAAAGTCTGACACAAATGtctaacaggataaaatgatgaagtgatgacattttatatccaaacaaTCAAAGGTCCACTTCACTCTGATAAAAAGCACTTGTGGTCATTATTCAGAGTTGTAACTCAAGAACAGaaggagattgtgaccatatttcctgcaacttgacgTGTTGGCCGAAGCATACAACCATAATTCTAGTTGCCAGTTGCATGTGTTAAACCTTGTaggaaacatttgtgaaagCAGCATGACTGTCATTTGGCCTGTAGGAAGTGTTTGCAGATGACTGAgttgtcaaatgttttattcatatccTATTTTATTTAGGTATTTAGGTTCCAGGTAACTGGAAAAGCGAAGGTTGGGGCTTCATTCATCGACCATACGTCCTCTGTTTGTGATGTCTGAGAATCAATCAatggttttgctttttgttgtaGCCTCTCACCGTACTACCTTGCATAAAATCATGCCACTGATTTTGCTCTACAGCTGAATAGAGGCCTCACACTGCTGATGCTAACACACAGCTAAACATTTGAGCAACTCCGCTAATGTATTTGACACCCAGCTCACAAAGCCCACATTGTTAAGTTTTTCcaagctctcttttttttttttttttttttttccatttgcagtGAGAAAGTAGTTTGAGTCACAGAACACGCCTAATAGACTGTAGGTTTATTTTAGTGCATGACCTCATCAttgcatgctgtgtgtgtgtgtgtgtgtgtgtgtgtgtgtgtttctgtgtgtgtgtgtgtgtgtgtgtgtgttttggttgtatgtgtttttgttttttagactTGACACAGTTGAAGGAATGTAAgtggtcatttttttcacttatttttcagACCCTTGTTTAAGATGTTATCCTTCCTCTATTCTCCCTtattggctgcatttgggtgttctctctcctccctgttgACTCGAGTCagcttccccccccccccgacttcCCCCTCCCCCCGTCAGTAGATGTTTCCAGGAACAGCGGGGGGAAAACTGTGAATTGCCGCTCCTCCTTATAAAATCTAGTTTGACACCTACGAATGTGATGCTGTAATTTTTCCCCCAACAACAAATCCTTTAAGTCTTTCCACTGGTGCGTTCACTGCTGCTTCCACCTGCTGCTTTTATTAGCCCTGCTTGGACTAATAACAGAGACCTGCACATGAGACGTTTGGAGTGGTTACCAGTGTTTATGACAACAATGTTGAAGTGGTTTTCCCTTGGgagacaaaaatgtgtttgttgtggtggtgctggATTCCACCTTTAGTGTCCCTCTTTACATCAACTCTGAAAAGTCACCTTGTCTGAGGCGGATGGTGAATAACTGCAAAATTCAGAGGATCTGTATTAGTAAGAAATAAGACGAACATGCACAACATTTATGTGCCGAACTTGTCCCAAATTTCGTTTTAACTAGATTTATGTTAAAGCGTAATGACCAAGCACCACCATCCTAACAACAttagtttgttttccttttacagTTGTTATTGCGTACTTCCGTAACTGCTAAGCTTGTCTTTATATTCACAAAGTGATGTATTTACaccaaaacatttaaagaattACTTTAAAGCCTCGCCATAAGACTTTAGTATCTGGAATTATAGAAATTAGGGGATGCATCAATCCAAGTTTTCCCTCCTAATATGACTCCAATCTCCTGGCTCAGTGTATATGTCTCTACCAATTAACTGTTACCAgtgctctctgtctcccacaTTAAAAATCTCCTTACCTTACTATGTTTAACTCACCTGAATCCCTGTTATGTAAGGCAAAAGGAGGCCAGGGATTTCTGTGGCGCTAAAGCCAGAGTGGACAGCCTGCAGGGACTGAATGAATGTAACTTAAAGTGGAAACAATTGATTTCATTAAAACCATTaaccgaaaaaaaaaaggaaacagtatttAATGTGGACTGGTTGTGTTAATAAGGTCAGTATTGATGTTGGTACTGAATCGTTATATTGGATTGATGCGTTCCTTCTAGAAAAGCAcagtcacaaacaaacacaatgtattaatttaattgtatttgttttcattaaaagaaaaaacacagtatatTGCAGCTTGAAGAGATACTTTATCAGCTTTGCTCATGTTATCACTCCTCCAAATAAAACTCCTCATAATCACAGGTAACCTCCACACGTATTTCACAGCGGGTCTCTGCACACTTACACTGCAACATACTGTCCTGTTGAGCTTTACTAACCTTTAACCCCCCACCTGCACTGACGACCAGTGTTCACAGGTTCCTTGCATTAGCTTTTGGGTCCCTCTCCTGGTTCCCAGAAATGTCCCATGGTTGGTTTTGGTTTCCCCGTTTTCTTTTCACAGCCTTGTTGGATCCTGTCATTCCTAAGACTTCACACCTCTTGGTCTGTTTTTCCTCCCCTACCCCAACAGTTTGTAtttcttttggggggggggggggttaaagtcagtttcctgtcttttctgGCCGCTCTGCAAGAGAAAAAAGTTCTAAATTTACTTTCACCAGTTTAGTCGACCAGTCCAGATGATTTGGGATCCAGCTGGCATGTTTTCAGGTGTCCGACCCCTACTGCTGCAATCCACTGTGAAAAGCCAGAATCCAGCTATTTCTTTTCCAAACCTCctacttctttctctttttcaactttttcttcttctgtagaGAATTGCAATCTGCACGCAAACAACTTTGAGAGGGGTTGCTGAAGGGTTGCTGAGATTTCATTTTGCAGAATAGAATTTTTAACAGTCCTGTTGGAGTAAGACTAAAAATCTAATCATGGTAGTTATGGATGAAATTACTGTTACACTGTATCAGCATACAGATGTGTACACCGGTGCTGGTGATGTAGTGTAGTGCTGGTCTAaaactggtgtgtttgtgtgtgtctgtgtgtctgtgtgtgtgtgtgtgcgtgcgtgcgtgctcaCGTACTCCCTGTGCAGGAGTCCTCTGGCccagatggaggaggagaggcgagAGCATGTGGCTAAGATGAagaagatggagatggagatggagcaGGTGTTTGAGATGAAAGTCAAGGAAAAAGTGCAGAAGCTCAAAGACTCAGAAGCAgaggtaaaacaaacacacacacacacacacacacacacacacacacacacacacacacacacacacaaacatctgtgttAATGAATACTGCAGTTCATGCGCTTGTGAAATTACTCATCTGTCTGAGCGCCTTCCTTCCTCTTGTGCTGACGTGTTTCGGCGGTTAGAAGTGCAAGAGAGCTGTATGAGATAGTGTTGTTGATTTGTGTAAATGAATGTTCTGTTTGCTAGTCGTcgcccccccaaaaaaattgGGGGGGGGATTTTAGATAAAggatgtgtgcatgtaaatgtgaatgCAGACTGTAAGTCATGTCTGTTTAAATATCTGTTGAACACATGGAGCTATTTATGCTCCGTTTGATTATTTCCACATGTTAAGATTATTGcaataaaatgacattcaaaTCAGGAAAACATGGAAGTAAAATATGAATGTACTTTATACACTCAGACAGCAAGTAGTTGTGCAACAAGAACATGGATGTAAATTTGTTTACACCAGGCTGGCTGATGCCTGCAGTTTGAATATTGTTCTGCGATGCCTTCTATTGCTGATAAGAGAGAGGTTCCTCTAACTATGCTATATAAAGAGTGTGTAAAGGCAATGCTGTTTTTGCTGATTTGTGGATCAATTAAAGATGTATCAATAACACATACTCATATGTATTAAAATGATTCTTGTACATAAATAAATGGACGGTCAAGTCAAAGCCAGAAATAAACGTTAAAGCTAATAAATAAAACGTGTGAAAAAGTTCACCTCACGTTTTGTACATTTCCTGACTGCGTTCCTTCAGTATAAAGTGCTGATGGCATCCTCcgtcctgtctgtgtctctgtagcTTCAGCGGCGTCATGAGCAGATGAAGAAGAACCTGGAGGCTCAGCacaaggagctggaggagaagagacgCGTGTTCGAGGATGAGAGAGCGAACTGGGAGGCCCAGCAGCGCCTGGAGCAGCAGAAACTGGAGGCCTCCAGGTAAAGCTGGCTCTCGCTGTCACACCTTTCATGGTTCAGCTGTGTGCATACACTCCTATatcatccacacacacctttcatgtaatcccagactgagtccatgatgttgagatctgTGGGTTGCTGAACAATCTGTCATTGGACTCCTTGTTCCTCGTCTCTGAACATAGTTCTGTATGACTCTGGCTTTACGTTTGGGTTCGTTGCCATGGTGCAGACTGAGTTTGGGACCAATCAGACGCCTCTCTGAAGAGTCTAAACATCTAAATTGTCTAAAAGTTTTACACAGTTCTGTATATTAAGTTACCAGCCGTCTACATTCTTGATTGAACACAACCTTTAAGTCAAGTAATCCACGAGAGAGACAAAGTAATGTGATCAAATACAAAACCACTGAAGAAAATGCCACCTTCATGAGGATGATCTGAGAATGTGGCTGTATCAGAAATCATTTTTCTCGTTCACTCGGTCACTCTTTCAAtttaacacacactcaggaCTCTACTATGAGCAGTAACTGGTCACTTATGAATCCTTGTCTTTCTGCatcatcaaaaataataatgtttatatcTATAAATGCGGGATTGTAAGCGGAAAGTAAGGTCCATGCCATTCGTGTCCTCCCTCAGAACTGGGACAGTCAAAAACATTGGCGTAGGGAGATGTACTGAATGCACTCAGTGCACTTAAGAGTAAATGGCGAGTCATTTCAGGCACAGCCTGTGTCAGAGAAGGTCATTCAGCTTTATAGTGCCAGAACAGCATTACATAATCTTTACATTTTCAAttgaaaatacaatatacagGCGACAAGCTCAGCGGCTCTCAGCCTGGGAGTCAGGGGCTGTGAAATAACCCTGAGGGGCCATGAGGTTATTACAGGGTTagaaaagcagaacaaaaaatTCCGCTAAGCAACATAATGTTTATCGCTCCGGAGATTACTACAATCTTTACTTTTGCAAAGAAGGTTTTACTGTTTCAGGCCTTtcattacaaagaaaaataataaacacattagCTCATTAGTCGACAATGACTCGATCCACTGGCCACAAGCCAGAATGTTGGGAATCAGTGCTATAGATAATGTATATTTAGATATAAAGCATATAAATGCATCATTCAACACTGTGTAGTGTTTCTACTATCTGGTTCACTACAGATGTAACTTATAAAGTGATGTATCTATTTGATAGTAGGACATGTAAAAGCAAAGGAGCTGAAA containing:
- the septin7b gene encoding septin 7b isoform X1, with product MAQQKNLEGYVGFASLPNQVYRKSVKRGFEFTLMVVGESGLGKSTLINSLFLTDLYSSEYPGPSHRIKKTVQVEQSKVLIKEGGVQLLLTIVDTPGFGDAVDNSNCWQPIIDHIDSKFEDYLNSESRVNRRQMPDSRIHCCLYFIAPSGHGLKPLDIEFMKRLHEKVNVIPLIAKADTLTPEECQQFKKQIMREIQEHKIKIYEFPETDDEEENRLVKKIKDKLPLAVVGSNTIIEVNGKRVRGRQYPWGVAEVENSDHCDFTILRDMLIRTHMQDLKDVTNNVHYENYRSRKLAAVTYNGVDNNRAKGQLSTKLDTVEGMSPLAQMEEERREHVAKMKKMEMEMEQVFEMKVKEKVQKLKDSEAELQRRHEQMKKNLEAQHKELEEKRRVFEDERANWEAQQRLEQQKLEASRTLEKNKKKGKIF
- the septin7b gene encoding septin 7b isoform X2 — translated: MAQQKNLEGYVGFASLPNQVYRKSVKRGFEFTLMVVGESGLGKSTLINSLFLTDLYSSEYPGPSHRIKKTVQVEQSKVLIKEGGVQLLLTIVDTPGFGDAVDNSNCWQPIIDHIDSKFEDYLNSESRVNRRQMPDSRIHCCLYFIAPSGHGLKPLDIEFMKRLHEKVNVIPLIAKADTLTPEECQQFKKQIMREIQEHKIKIYEFPETDDEEENRLVKKIKDKLPLAVVGSNTIIEVNGKRVRGRQYPWGVAEVENSDHCDFTILRDMLIRTHMQDLKDVTNNVHYENYRSRKLAAVTYNGVDNNRAKGQLSTKSPLAQMEEERREHVAKMKKMEMEMEQVFEMKVKEKVQKLKDSEAELQRRHEQMKKNLEAQHKELEEKRRVFEDERANWEAQQRLEQQKLEASRTLEKNKKKGKIF
- the septin7b gene encoding septin 7b isoform X3 — translated: MERHHNDLHKTAQQKNLEGYVGFASLPNQVYRKSVKRGFEFTLMVVGESGLGKSTLINSLFLTDLYSSEYPGPSHRIKKTVQVEQSKVLIKEGGVQLLLTIVDTPGFGDAVDNSNCWQPIIDHIDSKFEDYLNSESRVNRRQMPDSRIHCCLYFIAPSGHGLKPLDIEFMKRLHEKVNVIPLIAKADTLTPEECQQFKKQIMREIQEHKIKIYEFPETDDEEENRLVKKIKDKLPLAVVGSNTIIEVNGKRVRGRQYPWGVAEVENSDHCDFTILRDMLIRTHMQDLKDVTNNVHYENYRSRKLAAVTYNGVDNNRAKGQLSTKLDTVEGMSPLAQMEEERREHVAKMKKMEMEMEQVFEMKVKEKVQKLKDSEAELQRRHEQMKKNLEAQHKELEEKRRVFEDERANWEAQQRLEQQKLEASRTLEKNKKKGKIF